The following proteins come from a genomic window of Streptococcus pneumoniae:
- the ybeY gene encoding rRNA maturation RNase YbeY, with translation MYIEMVDETGQVSKEMLQQTQEILEFAAQKLGKEDKEMAVTFVTNERSHELNLEYRDTDRPTDVISLEYKPELEIAFDEEDLLENPELAEMMSEFDAYIGELFISIDKAHEQAEEYGHSFEREMGFLAVHGFLHINGYDHYTPEEEAEMFGLQEEILTAYGLTRQ, from the coding sequence ATGTATATTGAAATGGTAGATGAAACTGGTCAAGTTTCAAAAGAAATGTTGCAACAAACCCAAGAAATTTTGGAATTTGCAGCCCAAAAATTAGGAAAAGAAGACAAGGAGATGGCAGTCACTTTTGTGACCAATGAGCGTAGTCATGAACTTAATCTGGAGTACCGTGACACCGACCGTCCGACAGATGTCATCAGCCTTGAGTATAAACCAGAATTGGAAATTGCCTTTGACGAAGAGGATTTGCTTGAAAATCCAGAATTGGCAGAGATGATGTCTGAGTTTGATGCCTATATTGGGGAATTGTTCATCTCTATCGATAAGGCTCATGAGCAGGCCGAAGAATATGGTCACAGCTTTGAGCGTGAGATGGGCTTCTTGGCAGTACACGGCTTTTTACATATTAACGGCTATGATCACTACACTCCGGAAGAAGAAGCGGAGATGTTCGGTTTACAAGAAGAAATTTTGACAGCCTATGGACTCACAAGACAATAA
- a CDS encoding diacylglycerol kinase family protein, which produces MDSQDNKRKWKNRDLISSLEFALTGIFTAIKEERNMRKHAVTALVVILAGFVFQVSRIEWLFLLLSIFLVVAFEIINSAIENVVDLASHYHFSMLAKNAKDMAAGAVLVVSLFAALTGALIFLPRIWDLLF; this is translated from the coding sequence ATGGACTCACAAGACAATAAACGAAAATGGAAAAATCGTGACTTGATATCCAGTTTAGAATTTGCTTTGACAGGTATTTTTACTGCTATCAAGGAAGAACGCAATATGCGAAAACACGCAGTGACGGCTCTAGTGGTCATCCTTGCAGGTTTTGTTTTTCAGGTGTCACGAATCGAATGGCTCTTTCTCCTATTGAGTATTTTCTTGGTAGTAGCCTTTGAGATTATCAACTCTGCTATTGAAAATGTGGTGGATTTGGCCAGTCACTATCACTTTTCCATGCTGGCTAAAAATGCCAAGGATATGGCGGCTGGCGCGGTATTAGTGGTTTCTCTTTTCGCAGCCTTAACAGGCGCATTGATTTTTCTCCCACGAATCTGGGATTTATTATTTTAA
- the era gene encoding GTPase Era yields MTFKSGFVAILGRPNVGKSTFLNHVMGQKIAIMSDKAQTTRNKIMGIYTTDKEQIVFIDTPGIHKPKTALGDFMVESAYSTLREVDTVLFMVPADEARGKGDDMIIERLKAAKVPVILVVNKIDKVHPDQLLSQIDDFRNQMDFKEIVPISALQGNNVSRLVDILSENLDEGFQYFPSDQITDHPERFLVSEMVREKVLHLTREEIPHSVAVVVDSMKRDEETDKVHIRATIMVERDSQKGIIIGKGGAMLKKIGSMARRDIELMLGDKVFLETWVKVKKNWRDKKLDLADFGYNEREY; encoded by the coding sequence ATGACTTTTAAATCAGGCTTTGTAGCCATTTTAGGACGTCCCAATGTTGGGAAGTCAACCTTTTTAAATCACGTTATGGGGCAAAAGATTGCCATCATGAGTGACAAGGCGCAGACAACGCGCAATAAAATCATGGGAATTTACACGACTGATAAGGAGCAAATTGTCTTTATCGACACACCAGGGATTCACAAACCTAAAACAGCTCTCGGAGATTTCATGGTTGAGTCTGCCTACAGTACCCTTCGCGAAGTGGACACCGTTCTTTTCATGGTGCCTGCTGATGAAGCGCGTGGTAAGGGGGACGATATGATTATCGAGCGTCTCAAGGCTGCCAAGGTTCCTGTGATTTTGGTGGTGAATAAAATCGATAAGGTCCATCCAGACCAGCTCTTGTCTCAGATTGATGACTTCCGTAATCAAATGGACTTTAAGGAAATTGTTCCAATCTCAGCCCTTCAGGGAAATAACGTGTCTCGTCTAGTGGATATTTTGAGTGAAAATCTGGATGAAGGTTTCCAATATTTCCCGTCTGATCAAATCACAGACCATCCAGAACGTTTCTTAGTTTCAGAAATGGTTCGCGAGAAAGTCTTGCACCTAACTCGTGAAGAGATTCCGCATTCTGTAGCAGTAGTTGTTGACTCTATGAAACGAGACGAAGAGACAGACAAGGTTCACATCCGTGCAACCATCATGGTCGAGCGCGATAGCCAAAAAGGGATTATCATCGGTAAAGGTGGCGCTATGCTTAAGAAAATCGGTAGCATGGCCCGTCGTGATATCGAACTCATGCTAGGAGACAAGGTCTTCCTAGAAACCTGGGTCAAGGTCAAGAAAAACTGGCGCGATAAAAAGCTAGATTTGGCTGACTTTGGCTATAATGAAAGAGAATACTAA
- the coaE gene encoding dephospho-CoA kinase (Dephospho-CoA kinase (CoaE) performs the final step in coenzyme A biosynthesis.), translating into MGKIIGITGGIASGKSTVTNFLRQQGFQAVDADAVVHQLQKPGGRLFEALVQHFGQEIILENGELNRPLLASLIFSNPEEQKWSNQIQGEIIREELATLREQLAQTEEIFFMDIPLLFEQDYSDWFAETWLVYVDRDAQVERLMKRDQLSKDEAESRLAAQWPLEKKKDLASQVLDNNGNQNQLLNQVHILLEGGRQDDRD; encoded by the coding sequence ATGGGAAAAATCATCGGAATCACTGGGGGAATTGCCTCAGGTAAGTCAACTGTGACAAATTTTCTAAGACAGCAAGGCTTTCAAGCAGTGGATGCCGACGCAGTCGTCCACCAACTACAGAAACCTGGTGGTCGTCTGTTTGAGGCTCTAGTACAGCACTTTGGGCAAGAAATCATTCTTGAAAACGGAGAACTCAATCGCCCTCTCCTAGCTAGTCTCATCTTTTCAAATCCTGAAGAGCAAAAATGGTCTAATCAAATTCAAGGGGAGATTATCCGTGAGGAACTGGCTACTTTGAGAGAACAGTTGGCTCAGACAGAAGAGATTTTCTTCATGGATATTCCCCTACTTTTTGAGCAGGACTACAGCGATTGGTTTGCTGAGACTTGGTTGGTCTATGTGGACCGAGATGCCCAAGTAGAACGCTTAATGAAAAGGGACCAGTTGTCCAAAGATGAAGCTGAGTCTCGTCTGGCAGCCCAGTGGCCTTTAGAAAAAAAGAAAGATTTGGCCAGCCAGGTTCTTGATAATAATGGCAATCAGAACCAGCTTCTTAATCAAGTGCATATCCTTCTTGAGGGAGGTAGGCAAGATGACAGAGATTAA
- the secG gene encoding preprotein translocase subunit SecG, producing the protein MYNLLLTILLVLSVVIVIAIFMQPTKNQSSNVFDASSGDLFERSKARGFEAVMQRLTGILVFFWLAIALALTVLSSR; encoded by the coding sequence ATGTATAACCTATTATTAACCATTTTATTAGTATTATCTGTTGTGATTGTGATTGCAATTTTCATGCAACCAACCAAAAACCAATCCAGCAATGTATTTGATGCCAGTTCAGGTGATTTGTTTGAACGCAGTAAAGCTCGCGGTTTTGAAGCTGTAATGCAGCGTTTGACAGGGATTTTAGTCTTTTTCTGGCTAGCCATTGCCTTAGCATTGACGGTATTATCAAGTAGATAA
- the rnr gene encoding ribonuclease R, with protein MKDRIKEYLQDKGKVTVNDLAQALGKDSSKDFRELIKTLSLMERKHQIRFEEDGSLKLEIKKKHEITLKGIFHAHKNGFGFVSLEGEEDDLFVGKNDVNYAIAGDTVEVVIKKVADRNKGTAAEAKIIDILEHSLTTVVGQIVLDQEKPKYAGYIRSKNQKISQPIYVKKPALKLEGTEVLKVFIDKYPSKKHDFFVASVLDVVGHSTDVGIDVLEVLESMDIVSEFPEAVVKEAESVPDAPSQKDMEGRLDLRDEITFTIDGADAKDLDDAVHIKALKNGNLELGVHIADVSYYVTEGSALDKEALNRATSVYVTDRVVPMLPERLSNGICSLNPQVDRLTQSAIMEIDKHGRVVNYTITQTVIKTSFRMTYSDVNDILAGDEEKRKKYHKIVPSIELMAKLHETLENMRVKRGALNFDTNEAKILVDKQGKPVDIVLRQRGIAERMIESFMLMANETVAEHFSKLDLPFIYRIHEEPKAEKVQKFIDYASSFGLRIYGTASEISQEALQDIMRAVEGESYADVLSMMLLRSMQQARYSEHNYGHYGLAADYYTHFTSPIRRYPDLLVHRMIRDYGRSKEIAEHFEQVIPEIATQSSNRERRAIEAEREVEAMKKAEYMEEYVGEEYDAVVSSIVKFGLFVELPNTVEGLIHITNLPEFYHFNERDLTLRGEKSGITFRVGQQIRIRVERADKMTGEIDFSFVPSEFDVIEKGLKQSSRSGRGRGSNRRSDKKEDKRKSGRSNDKRKHSQKDKKKKGKKPFYKEVAKKGAKHGKGRGKGRRTK; from the coding sequence ATGAAAGATAGAATAAAAGAATATTTACAAGACAAGGGAAAGGTGACTGTTAATGATTTGGCTCAGGCTTTGGGAAAAGACAGTTCCAAGGATTTTCGTGAGTTGATTAAAACCTTGTCCTTAATGGAAAGAAAGCACCAAATTCGTTTTGAAGAAGATGGTAGTCTGAAATTAGAAATTAAGAAAAAACATGAGATTACCCTCAAGGGGATTTTTCATGCCCATAAAAATGGCTTTGGCTTTGTTAGTCTGGAAGGCGAGGAGGACGACCTTTTTGTAGGGAAAAATGATGTCAACTATGCTATTGCTGGTGATACCGTCGAGGTAGTGATTAAGAAAGTCGCTGACCGCAATAAGGGAACAGCAGCAGAAGCCAAAATTATTGATATCCTAGAACACAGTTTGACAACAGTTGTCGGGCAAATCGTTCTGGATCAGGAAAAACCTAAGTATGCTGGCTATATTCGTTCAAAAAATCAGAAAATCAGTCAACCGATTTATGTTAAGAAACCAGCCCTAAAATTAGAAGGAACAGAAGTTCTCAAAGTCTTTATCGATAAATACCCAAGCAAGAAACATGATTTCTTTGTCGCGAGTGTTCTCGATGTGGTGGGACACTCAACGGATGTCGGAATTGATGTTCTTGAGGTTTTGGAATCAATGGACATTGTATCCGAGTTTCCAGAAGCTGTTGTTAAGGAAGCAGAAAGTGTGCCTGATGCTCCGTCTCAAAAGGATATGGAAGGTCGTCTGGATCTAAGAGATGAAATTACCTTTACCATTGACGGTGCGGATGCCAAGGACTTGGACGATGCAGTGCATATCAAGGCTCTGAAAAATGGCAATCTGGAGCTTGGGGTTCACATCGCAGATGTTTCTTATTATGTGACCGAGGGGTCTGCCCTTGACAAGGAAGCCCTTAACCGTGCGACTTCTGTTTACGTGACAGACCGAGTGGTGCCAATGCTTCCAGAACGACTATCAAATGGCATCTGCTCTCTCAATCCCCAAGTTGACCGCCTGACCCAGTCTGCTATTATGGAGATTGATAAACATGGTCGTGTGGTCAACTATACCATTACACAAACAGTTATCAAGACCAGTTTTCGTATGACCTATAGCGATGTCAATGATATCCTAGCTGGCGATGAAGAAAAGAGAAAAAAATATCATAAAATTGTACCAAGTATCGAACTCATGGCCAAGCTTCATGAAACTTTAGAAAACATGCGTGTGAAACGTGGAGCTCTCAATTTTGATACCAATGAAGCGAAGATTTTAGTGGATAAACAAGGTAAGCCTGTTGATATCGTTCTTCGGCAGCGTGGTATTGCCGAGCGGATGATTGAGTCTTTTATGTTGATGGCTAATGAAACAGTTGCCGAACATTTCAGCAAGTTGGATTTGCCTTTTATCTATCGAATTCACGAGGAGCCTAAGGCTGAAAAGGTTCAGAAGTTTATTGATTATGCTTCGAGTTTTGGCTTGCGCATTTATGGGACTGCCAGTGAGATTAGTCAGGAGGCACTTCAAGACATCATGCGTGCTGTTGAGGGAGAATCTTATGCAGATGTATTGTCCATGATGCTTCTTCGCTCTATGCAGCAGGCTCGTTATTCGGAGCACAATTACGGCCACTATGGACTAGCTGCTGACTATTATACTCACTTTACCAGTCCAATTCGTCGTTATCCAGACCTTCTTGTTCACCGTATGATTCGGGATTACGGCCGTTCTAAGGAAATAGCAGAGCATTTTGAACAAGTGATTCCAGAGATTGCGACCCAGTCTTCCAACCGTGAACGTCGTGCCATAGAAGCTGAGCGTGAAGTCGAAGCCATGAAAAAGGCTGAGTATATGGAAGAATACGTGGGTGAAGAGTATGATGCAGTTGTATCAAGTATTGTCAAATTCGGTCTCTTTGTCGAATTGCCAAACACAGTTGAAGGCTTGATTCACATCACTAATCTACCTGAATTTTATCATTTCAATGAGCGTGATTTGACTCTTCGTGGAGAAAAATCAGGTATCACTTTCCGAGTGGGTCAGCAGATCCGTATCCGTGTTGAAAGAGCGGATAAAATGACTGGAGAGATTGATTTTTCATTCGTACCTAGTGAGTTTGATGTGATTGAAAAAGGCTTGAAACAGTCTAGTCGTAGTGGCAGAGGGCGTGGTTCAAATCGTCGTTCGGATAAGAAGGAAGACAAGAGAAAATCAGGACGCTCAAATGATAAGCGTAAGCATTCACAAAAAGACAAGAAGAAAAAAGGAAAGAAACCTTTTTACAAGGAAGTAGCTAAGAAAGGAGCCAAGCATGGCAAAGGGCGAGGGAAAGGTCGTCGCACAAAATAA
- the mutM gene encoding DNA-formamidopyrimidine glycosylase has protein sequence MPELPEVETVCRGLEKLIIGKKISSIEIRYHKMIKTDLEEFQRELPSQIIESMGRRGKYLLFCLTDKVLISHLRMEGKYFYYPDQVPERKHAHVFFRFEDGGTLVYEDVRKFGTMELLVPDLLDAYFISKKLGPEPSEQDFDLQVFQAALAKSKKPIKSHLLDQTLVAGLGNIYVDEVLWRAQVHPARPSQTLTAEEATAIHDQTIAVLGQAVEKGGSTIRTYTNAFGEDGSMQDFHQVYDKTGQECVRCGTIIEKIQLGGRGTHFCPNCQRRD, from the coding sequence ATGCCTGAATTACCTGAGGTTGAAACCGTTTGTCGTGGCTTAGAAAAATTGATTATAGGAAAGAAGATTTCGAGTATAGAAATTCGCTACCACAAGATGATTAAGACGGATTTGGAAGAGTTTCAAAGGGAATTGCCTAGTCAGATTATCGAGTCAATGGGACGTCGTGGAAAATATTTGCTTTTCTGCCTGACAGACAAGGTCTTGATTTCCCATTTGCGGATGGAGGGCAAGTATTTTTATTATCCAGACCAAGTGCCTGAACGCAAGCATGCCCATGTTTTCTTCCGGTTTGAAGATGGGGGCACGCTTGTTTATGAGGATGTACGCAAGTTTGGAACCATGGAACTCTTGGTGCCTGACCTTTTAGACGCCTACTTTATTTCTAAAAAATTAGGTCCTGAACCAAGCGAACAAGACTTTGATTTACAGGTCTTTCAAGCTGCCCTTGCCAAGTCCAAAAAGCCTATCAAATCCCATCTCCTAGACCAGACCTTGGTAGCTGGACTTGGCAATATCTATGTGGATGAGGTTCTCTGGCGAGCTCAGGTTCATCCAGCTAGACCTTCCCAGACTTTGACAGCAGAAGAAGCGACTGCCATTCATGACCAGACCATTGCTGTTTTGGGCCAGGCTGTTGAAAAAGGCGGTTCCACCATTCGGACCTATACCAATGCCTTTGGGGAAGATGGAAGCATGCAGGATTTTCATCAGGTCTATGATAAGACTGGTCAAGAATGTGTACGCTGTGGTACCATCATTGAGAAAATTCAACTAGGCGGACGAGGCACCCACTTTTGTCCAAACTGTCAAAGGAGGGACTGA
- a CDS encoding multidrug efflux MFS transporter PmrA, which translates to MTEINWKDNLRIAWFGNFLTGASISLVVPFMPIFVENLGVGSQQVAFYAGLAISVSAISAALFSPIWGILADKYGRKPMMIRAGLAMTITMGGLAFVPNIYWLIFLRLLNGVFAGFVPNATALIASQVPKEKSGSALGTLSTGVVAGTLTGPFIGGFIAELFGIRTVFLLVGSFLFLAAILTICFIKEDFQPVAKEKAIPTKELFTSVKYPYLLLNLFLTSFVIQFSAQSIGPILALYVRDLGQTENLLFVSGLIVSSMGFSSMMSAGVMGKLGDKVGNHRLLVVAQFYSVIIYLLCANASSPLQLGLYRFLFGLGTGALIPGVNALLSKMTPKAGISRVFAFNQVFFYLGGVVGPMAGSAVAGQFGYHAVFYATSLCVAFSCLFNLIQFRTLLKVKEI; encoded by the coding sequence ATGACAGAGATTAACTGGAAGGATAATCTGCGTATTGCCTGGTTTGGTAATTTTCTGACAGGAGCCAGTATTTCTTTGGTTGTACCTTTTATGCCCATCTTCGTGGAAAATCTAGGTGTAGGGAGTCAGCAAGTCGCTTTTTATGCAGGCTTAGCAATTTCTGTCTCTGCTATTTCCGCGGCGCTCTTTTCTCCTATTTGGGGTATTCTTGCTGACAAATACGGCCGAAAACCCATGATGATTCGGGCAGGTCTTGCTATGACTATCACTATGGGAGGCTTGGCCTTTGTCCCAAATATCTATTGGTTAATCTTTCTTCGTTTACTAAACGGTGTATTTGCAGGTTTTGTTCCTAATGCAACGGCACTGATAGCCAGTCAGGTTCCAAAGGAGAAATCAGGCTCTGCCTTAGGTACTTTGTCTACAGGCGTAGTTGCAGGCACTCTAACTGGTCCCTTTATTGGTGGCTTTATCGCAGAATTATTTGGCATTCGTACAGTTTTCTTACTGGTTGGTAGTTTTCTATTTTTAGCTGCTATTTTGACTATTTGCTTTATCAAGGAAGATTTTCAACCAGTAGCCAAGGAAAAGGCTATTCCAACAAAGGAATTATTTACCTCGGTTAAATATCCCTATCTTTTGCTCAATCTCTTTTTAACCAGTTTTGTCATCCAATTTTCAGCTCAATCGATTGGCCCTATTTTGGCTCTTTATGTACGCGACTTAGGGCAGACAGAGAATCTTCTTTTTGTCTCTGGTTTGATTGTGTCCAGTATGGGCTTTTCCAGCATGATGAGTGCAGGAGTCATGGGCAAGCTAGGTGACAAGGTGGGCAATCATCGTCTCTTGGTTGTCGCCCAGTTTTATTCAGTCATCATCTATCTCCTCTGTGCCAATGCCTCTAGCCCCCTTCAACTAGGACTCTATCGTTTCCTCTTTGGATTGGGAACCGGTGCCTTGATTCCCGGGGTTAATGCCCTACTCAGCAAAATGACTCCCAAAGCCGGCATTTCGAGGGTCTTTGCCTTCAATCAGGTATTCTTTTATCTGGGAGGTGTTGTTGGTCCCATGGCAGGTTCTGCAGTAGCAGGTCAATTTGGCTACCATGCTGTCTTTTATGCGACGAGCCTTTGTGTTGCCTTTAGTTGTCTCTTTAACCTGATTCAATTTCGAACATTATTAAAAGTAAAGGAAATCTAG
- the pavA gene encoding Rqc2 family fibronectin-binding protein PavA, whose protein sequence is MSFDGFFLHHIVEELRSELVNGRIQKINQPFEQELVLQIRSNRQSHRLLLSAHPVFGRIQLTQTTFENPAQPSTFIMVLRKYLQGALIESIEQVENDRIVEITVSNKNEIGDHIQATLIIEIMGKHSNILLVDKSSHKILEVIKHVGFSQNSYRTLLPGSTYIAPPSTKSLNPFTIKDEKLFEILQTQELTAKNLQSLFQGLGRDTANELERILVSEKLSAFRNFFNQETKPCLTETSFSPVPFANQVGEPLANLSDLLDTYYKDKAERDRVKQQASELIRRVENELQKNRHKLKKQEKELLATDNAEEFRQKGELLTTFLHQVPNDQDQVILDNYYTNQPIMIALDKALTPNQNAQRYFKRYQKLKEAVKYLTDLIEETKATILYLESVETVLNQAGLEEIAEIREELIQTGFIRRRQREKIQKRKKLEQYLASDGKTIIYVGRNNLQNEELTFKMARKEELWFHAKDIPGSHVVISGNLDPSDAVKTDAAELAAYFSQGRLSNLVQVDMIEVKKLNKPTGGKPGFVTYTGQKTLRVTPDSKKIASMKKS, encoded by the coding sequence ATGTCATTTGACGGATTTTTTTTACACCACATAGTTGAGGAATTGCGAAGCGAATTAGTGAATGGTCGCATCCAGAAAATCAATCAGCCTTTTGAACAAGAGTTGGTCTTGCAAATCCGCAGCAATCGCCAAAGCCATCGCCTGCTCCTTTCTGCCCATCCAGTTTTTGGACGCATTCAGCTGACCCAAACGACTTTTGAAAATCCAGCCCAACCTTCTACCTTTATCATGGTTTTGAGAAAGTATTTGCAGGGGGCCCTGATTGAGTCGATTGAGCAAGTGGAAAATGACCGTATTGTGGAAATTACAGTTTCCAATAAAAACGAGATTGGAGACCATATCCAGGCTACCTTGATTATCGAAATTATGGGGAAACACAGTAATATTCTACTGGTCGATAAAAGCAGTCATAAAATCCTCGAAGTTATCAAACACGTCGGCTTTTCACAAAATAGCTACCGCACCTTACTTCCAGGATCGACCTATATCGCTCCGCCAAGTACAAAATCTCTCAATCCTTTTACTATCAAGGATGAAAAGCTCTTTGAAATCCTGCAAACCCAAGAACTAACAGCAAAAAATCTTCAAAGCCTCTTTCAAGGTCTGGGACGCGATACGGCAAATGAATTGGAAAGGATACTGGTTAGTGAAAAACTTTCCGCTTTCCGAAATTTTTTCAATCAAGAAACCAAGCCATGCTTGACTGAGACTTCCTTCAGTCCAGTTCCTTTTGCAAATCAGGTGGGAGAGCCTCTTGCAAATCTTTCTGATTTGTTGGACACCTACTATAAGGATAAGGCTGAGCGCGACCGCGTCAAACAGCAGGCCAGTGAACTGATTCGTCGTGTTGAAAATGAACTTCAGAAAAACCGACACAAACTCAAAAAACAGGAAAAAGAGTTACTGGCGACAGACAACGCTGAAGAATTTCGTCAAAAAGGAGAATTGCTGACAACCTTCCTCCACCAAGTGCCTAACGACCAAGACCAGGTTATCCTAGACAACTACTATACCAACCAACCTATCATGATTGCGCTTGATAAGGCTCTGACTCCCAACCAGAATGCCCAACGCTATTTTAAACGGTATCAGAAACTCAAAGAAGCTGTCAAATACTTGACTGATTTGATTGAAGAAACCAAAGCCACTATTCTCTATCTGGAAAGTGTAGAAACCGTCCTCAACCAAGCTGGACTGGAAGAAATCGCTGAAATCCGTGAAGAATTGATTCAAACAGGTTTTATCCGCAGAAGACAACGGGAGAAAATCCAGAAACGCAAAAAACTAGAACAATATCTAGCAAGCGATGGCAAAACCATCATCTATGTCGGACGAAACAATCTTCAAAATGAGGAATTGACCTTTAAAATGGCCCGCAAGGAGGAACTTTGGTTCCATGCTAAGGACATTCCTGGAAGCCATGTTGTCATCTCAGGAAATCTTGACCCATCTGATGCAGTCAAGACAGACGCAGCAGAGTTAGCTGCCTACTTCTCTCAAGGGCGCCTGTCGAATCTGGTGCAGGTAGATATGATTGAAGTCAAAAAACTCAATAAACCAACTGGTGGAAAACCCGGCTTTGTCACTTACACAGGACAAAAGACCCTCCGCGTCACACCAGACTCCAAAAAAATTGCATCCATGAAAAAATCCTGA
- the rpmG gene encoding 50S ribosomal protein L33: MRVKINLKCSSCGSINYLTSKNSKTHPDKIEVLKYCPKERKVTLHLESK; the protein is encoded by the coding sequence GTGCGAGTAAAAATTAATCTCAAATGCTCCTCTTGTGGCAGTATCAATTACCTAACCAGTAAAAATTCAAAAACCCATCCAGACAAGATTGAGGTTTTAAAGTATTGTCCCAAGGAAAGAAAAGTAACCCTACATCTTGAATCTAAGTAG